The DNA region CGAAGGTCGGATCGTAGCTGACGCAGTTGGGCACGGTACCGGCCATTACGTGGCTGTGACCATCCTCGTGCTGCAGACCCTCGCCATTGAGCGTGGTCCGGCCCGATGTGCCACCAATCAGGAAGCCGCGTGCACGCATGTCGCCGGCCGCCCATGCCAGGTCGCCGATACGCTGGAATCCGAACATCGAGTAGAAGATGTAGAACGGAATCATGGGCACGCCATTGGTGGCGTAGCTGGTTGCCGCGGCAATCCAGGAACTCATCGAACCGGCTTCGGTAATGCCTTCCTGCAACACCTGTCCCTGCTGATCTTCCTTGTAGTAGGCCAGCTGCTCGGAATCGACCGGATCGTACAATTGGCCGAACGGTGCGTAGATGCCGATCTGTCGAAACAGCCCTTCCATGCCGAAGGTGCGCGCCTCGTCGCAGATAATCGGGACGATGTTCTCCTTGATGTTCTTGTCCCTGAGCATCACGGCGAGTGCCCGAACGAAAGCCATGGTGGTCGATATTTCGCGCTCTCCGGTATCCTTCATGATGGATTCGAACGCCTTGAGCTCGGGCACCTTCAATGCCTTGGCCTCGACCCGGCGTTGCGGCAGAAAGCCGCCGAGTTCCTCGCGGCGCTTTTTCAAGTAGCGCACTTCCTCGGAATCCTCGCCGGGGTGGTAGTAGGGCACTTCGCCCAGCTTGTCGTCCGGGACCGGCACATTGAAGCGATCGCGGAAGTACTTCACCCCTTCATCGTCGAGCTTCTTTTGTTGGTGCGAGATGTTCTGACCCTCGCCGGACTGTCCGAGACCATATCCCTTGATGGTCTTGGCCAGAATCACGGTCGGCTGGCCCGTATGGTTGGTGGCCGCATGGTAGGCGGCGTAAACCTTGTTCGGATCGTGGCCGCCACGATTCAGGCGCCAGACATCCTCGTCCGACAGGTCGGCGACCATTTCCCGAAGTTCGTCGTAGGCACCAAAGAAGTGCTCACGCACGTAGGCGCCATCGTTGGCCTTGTATTTCTGGTAGTCGCCATCCAGTGCCTCCTCCATGCGTTTGCGCAGAAGGCCCTTGTGATCACGCGCCAGCAGCGGATCCCAGTAAGATCCCCAGATCACCTTGATCACGTTCCAGCCCGCGCCCCGGAACACGCCCTCGAGCTCCTGGATGATCTTGCCATTGCCCCGCACCGGCCCGTCCAGGCGCTGCAGGTTGCAGTTGACCACCCAGACCAGGTTGTCGAGTTTCTCGCGCCCACCCAGCGAAATCGCGCCCAGCGATTCCGGCTCGTCCATCTCGCCATCACCAAGGAAACTCCATACCTTGCGCTTGCTCGCATCGACAAGGCCGCGATTGTGCATGTATTTGAGGAAACGCGCCTGGTAGATCGACATGATGGGGCCCAAGCCCATCGAGACGGTCGGGAACTGCCAGAAATCCGGCATCAGCCAGGGATGCGGATAGGAACTCAGGCCCTCGCCATCACTTTCCTGGCGAAAACCGTCGAGCTGCTCCTCGGTCAGCCGACCCTCAAGAAAAGCACGGGCATAGATGCCGGGCGAGGAGTGGCCCTGAATATAGAGCAGGTCCGAGCCGTCTTCGTGGTCCGGCCCCTTGAAGAAATGGTTGAATCCAACATCGTAGAGCGTGGCCGCCGAGGCAAAACTGGAGATATGACCGCCGAGCTCGCCGCCACGCCGCGCAGCCCGCACTACCATGGCCATGGCATTCCAGCGAATCATATGCTTGATGCGTTTTTCAAGAGCGCGGTCGCCGGGCATGCTCGGCTGGCGATGCGGTGGAATGGTGTTGATATAGGCAGTGGTCAGATCAAACGGCAGGTGGGCGCCACTGCGCCGGGCCAGTTCGACCAGGCGATCGAGAATGAAATGTGCCCGCTCCGGGCCATCACGATCGACCACGGCGGCCAGCGACTCCAGCCACTCCCGTGTCTCCTGCGGATCCAGATCATCCGGATGGGGATACTGTTGAACCATGCCTGTCCTCTCGCGGGGCGTTGACTATTATGCAAACCCCGTATTGTACCGACTGCAGAGAGAAGTGCATGCATCACTGATCGCCAGCAGCCACCGTACACCTGCGTATTGAAATAGGCACCTTTTCGCCGAAACACATCAGGGCGAACAGAGCCCGGCTACTGACCACGGCACTGCCGCGAACGAAACACTTCTGGGCCGTGTCAGCCAGACTACCCGGACTAGCCATGCCAGCAAGCGTGTCGTGTTTGACAAGCATTCGGGCCTATTGCATAGTCGATGGAACTGGCGCCACTGGGCCAGAACCAAAAAAAGCTTGGGGGGCAAGTAGTTGGGACCCGAGCATGCAGGAGCACTCTCAAGCTGGCGAAGTCACGCGCCTGTTGCAGGACTGGCAGCGTGGCTATGCCGGAGCGGATGAACGACTCTGGTCGATTGTCTATTTCGATCTGAAGAACCTGGCACGCAGTGCGCTGCGTGACAGCGGCCGCGACGCGCGTCATGACGCCACCAGCCTGGTCAACAAGGCCTACCTGCGCCTGGTCGGAGCAGATGTTGATTGGAATGATCGCCGGCACTTCTTTCTCATCGCCGCGCGCGCTATGCGCTTCATTCTTGCCGACGAGGCGCGCCACCAGTTGGCCCGGAAGCGAGGTGACGGCCAGGTCGTGTCGCTGGAAGCTGAGGCACCCGCCTTGTCCGATCACGGCATCGGCAATCCGGCCGAGGTTCTCGCCATTCATCAGTTACTCGATCGGCTGGCCGAAGTCCGCCCGCGCCACGAGCAGCTGGTGGAACTGCGCTACTTCGCCGGGCTGACGGTTCCCGAAACAGCCCGGATACTGCAGATCACGCCGCGCACGGTGGTACGCGACTGGCAGGCCGTTCGTATCTGGCTACTCGACAAGTTGCGGCTGTAGCAATGAGCAAGCGAAGAAAGCCGCAGCAGGAGGCGCCGCCCGGGGGAGGCAGTGAACTCCAGGTTGATGAGGCACTGCTGCTGGCGGCCGGCATGGATCCTCTGGAGCGAAGAGACTATCTGGCCGCTGTCGATCGAGACCATCCTGAGCTCGCGCAGGAGCTGCGGCGACGCCTCAAGGCAGTCAGTGAAATGTCGACCACGTTTCTGGACTACCCGGCGGCGGAACGCCTGACGAATCCACAGCTCGCCGGTGCCGGGGCGCCGTCGGCGAAGACCCTGTCGCCCGAGCAACGATACTCCCTTGGCCCCTGCCTGGGTACGGGCGGCATGGGACAGGTCTTTCGGGCCAGGGATCAGCATCTGGACCGGGAGGTGGCACTGAAGCTGCTCAACCACGACGCCCCGGAAGTGCGTGACCTGTTCCTGCGCGAGGCGCGCCACCAGGCCCGGGTGCGCCATCCACACGTACTTGATGTTTACGACAGCGGTGAACTGGAGGGCCGACCCTTTGTCTCGATGCGGCTGGTCGATGGCCGGTCACTGGCCGAGATCGGGCCATTGCTCCCCCTGGAACAGAAAGTCCGCTTGCTGGTTCAGGCGGCAAAAGGCCTGCACGCGGCTCATCGGGCCGGCCTGCTCCATCGAGACGTGAAGCCGTCGAACATCCTCGTTGAAGCCCTGTCCGACGGCGAACTGCGGGCCCTGGTGACGGATTTCGGCCTGGCGGTGGAAATCCGCGATACGCTTGCCGGCGCCGCCGACCCAGTCGCCGGATCACCCCAGTACATCGCGCCGGAACGTCTGAACCCGGATTCGGCGCCTGAAGACCGTCGCGCCGATGTCTATAGCCTGGGCGTGACCATGTACCGCGTGCTGACCGGCAGCCTGCCACTGGACGCCGACAACACCGTGGACATGCTGCGCCAATCCCGGGAAGCCGCCATCGTGCCGCCAGGCAAACGCATCGCCGACTTTCCGGCCGATCTGGAAGCTGTCATTCTGCGCTGCATGGCCCGTGATCCTGCCGAGCGCTACGCCTCGGCCCGGGCGGTGGCCGACGAACTCATACGCTTTCTGGACGGTGAGGTGGTGGAAGCCTATGCCGCCAGTCTGGCGTTCCGGCTGACCCGATGGCTGTTGCGCAACCGTGCAGTCGCCGCTCTGGCTGGGGTGGCCCTGTGCGCACTGGTCGGGGCAACGATTGCCGTCAGTGTATTCGCGCTGCGTGCCGACGCAGCGCGCGAGCGGGCCGAGTTGCGCCAGGCCCAGGCCGAGGGGCTGATCCGTTTTACCGTTGTCGATCTGCATGACAAGCTTGATGAACTGGGCCGACTGGATGTGCTGGCCGACGTGGGCGATGCCGCCCGAGCCTACTTTGCAGCCGTCCCGGAAACCGATCTCAGCCCCGCTGAGAAGTTGCAGCAATCCCGCATGCTGTACCAGATTGCGAGGGTACAGATCCGCCAGGGACGGCTTAATTCGGCCTCCGCGGCACTGGAACAGTCGCTCCAACTTGCCGAACACCTTTCAAGACTCAACCCCGAGCACAATGAACGGCGTTTCGAGCTTGCCCAGAGCCACTTCTGGGCTGGCTACCTGGCCTGGCAGCGTGGCAGTCTGGGCAGCGCCAGGCCACATTTCGAGCGCTACCTGGTCCTTGCCACAAAGTTGGTCGAAGGGGAACCCGACAATCTGAAATGGCAGCAAGAACTGGCTCATGCTCACAGCAATCTGGGCTCACTGCAGCGCGCCGAGAACGACCTGGAAGCCGCCCTGAAGCAGTTCCAGGCCACACTGGCCATCGACCAGCAACTTGCGGATGCCGATCCGGACGATGCGGAAGCGCGGTCGGAACTGGCCGCGAGTCACAATATGGTCGGTACGGTCCTGCAGGATCTGGGTCGATTGGACATCGCGGGCGAGCACCTGGCCACCAGCATGCAACTCCGTCGAGAACTGTCTGAGCGGGACCATGAGAATCCGCGTTATCGCGATCTGCTCGGCACCAGTCACAACGACTTCGGCGTACACCTCGGCCTGGTGGGACAGTGGAGCGAAGCCAAGACTCATTTCCAGCAGGCCCACGAGCTGTTTGCCGAACTGACAGGACACGATCCCAAAAACGTCCAGTGGCAGTTCAAACTGGCCTGGAGTCACATCAATCTTGCTCGCGCACACCTGATCGATCGGGACTCGACGACCGCGGCGGACGAGCTCGGCCACGCACGGCGTCTGGTCACCGACTTGCTGGAGCAGGATGATCCGCACGCCTGGCGCCGCACAGGTGCAGTGATCGATTACCACCTGGCCCTGTTGGATCTCTTGCACGGCCGCTCGCAATCCGAGGCTATCGAGCCAGCCCTGGAAGCTCTGAAAGCGCTGGCCGCCGAACGCCCCGGCGACCTGTCCGTCCATCGCTGGCTCGTCCAGACCCACCTGGTAGCGGGCGCGCTGGCTGCTTCACCGGCAAAAGCGCGGTCTGCC from Wenzhouxiangella sp. AB-CW3 includes:
- the aceE gene encoding pyruvate dehydrogenase (acetyl-transferring), homodimeric type, with protein sequence MVQQYPHPDDLDPQETREWLESLAAVVDRDGPERAHFILDRLVELARRSGAHLPFDLTTAYINTIPPHRQPSMPGDRALEKRIKHMIRWNAMAMVVRAARRGGELGGHISSFASAATLYDVGFNHFFKGPDHEDGSDLLYIQGHSSPGIYARAFLEGRLTEEQLDGFRQESDGEGLSSYPHPWLMPDFWQFPTVSMGLGPIMSIYQARFLKYMHNRGLVDASKRKVWSFLGDGEMDEPESLGAISLGGREKLDNLVWVVNCNLQRLDGPVRGNGKIIQELEGVFRGAGWNVIKVIWGSYWDPLLARDHKGLLRKRMEEALDGDYQKYKANDGAYVREHFFGAYDELREMVADLSDEDVWRLNRGGHDPNKVYAAYHAATNHTGQPTVILAKTIKGYGLGQSGEGQNISHQQKKLDDEGVKYFRDRFNVPVPDDKLGEVPYYHPGEDSEEVRYLKKRREELGGFLPQRRVEAKALKVPELKAFESIMKDTGEREISTTMAFVRALAVMLRDKNIKENIVPIICDEARTFGMEGLFRQIGIYAPFGQLYDPVDSEQLAYYKEDQQGQVLQEGITEAGSMSSWIAAATSYATNGVPMIPFYIFYSMFGFQRIGDLAWAAGDMRARGFLIGGTSGRTTLNGEGLQHEDGHSHVMAGTVPNCVSYDPTFAYELAVIVQDGLKRMYAQGEDVYYYITVLNENYHHPQMPEGAEEGIRRGMYLFREPQTSQVQLMGSGSILREVIAAADLLEKDFGVHANIWSVPGFNEIRREGHEVSRRNRLNPDQPAKTPWITALLKDREGPVVAATDYVRAYADQVREFIPQDDYIVLGTDGFGRSDTRENLRSFFEVDRRHVAWAALVGLNRQGKFSDDDLLKARKNLDIDPDKPLPLKV
- a CDS encoding ECF-type sigma factor; the encoded protein is MQEHSQAGEVTRLLQDWQRGYAGADERLWSIVYFDLKNLARSALRDSGRDARHDATSLVNKAYLRLVGADVDWNDRRHFFLIAARAMRFILADEARHQLARKRGDGQVVSLEAEAPALSDHGIGNPAEVLAIHQLLDRLAEVRPRHEQLVELRYFAGLTVPETARILQITPRTVVRDWQAVRIWLLDKLRL
- a CDS encoding serine/threonine-protein kinase, with product MSKRRKPQQEAPPGGGSELQVDEALLLAAGMDPLERRDYLAAVDRDHPELAQELRRRLKAVSEMSTTFLDYPAAERLTNPQLAGAGAPSAKTLSPEQRYSLGPCLGTGGMGQVFRARDQHLDREVALKLLNHDAPEVRDLFLREARHQARVRHPHVLDVYDSGELEGRPFVSMRLVDGRSLAEIGPLLPLEQKVRLLVQAAKGLHAAHRAGLLHRDVKPSNILVEALSDGELRALVTDFGLAVEIRDTLAGAADPVAGSPQYIAPERLNPDSAPEDRRADVYSLGVTMYRVLTGSLPLDADNTVDMLRQSREAAIVPPGKRIADFPADLEAVILRCMARDPAERYASARAVADELIRFLDGEVVEAYAASLAFRLTRWLLRNRAVAALAGVALCALVGATIAVSVFALRADAARERAELRQAQAEGLIRFTVVDLHDKLDELGRLDVLADVGDAARAYFAAVPETDLSPAEKLQQSRMLYQIARVQIRQGRLNSASAALEQSLQLAEHLSRLNPEHNERRFELAQSHFWAGYLAWQRGSLGSARPHFERYLVLATKLVEGEPDNLKWQQELAHAHSNLGSLQRAENDLEAALKQFQATLAIDQQLADADPDDAEARSELAASHNMVGTVLQDLGRLDIAGEHLATSMQLRRELSERDHENPRYRDLLGTSHNDFGVHLGLVGQWSEAKTHFQQAHELFAELTGHDPKNVQWQFKLAWSHINLARAHLIDRDSTTAADELGHARRLVTDLLEQDDPHAWRRTGAVIDYHLALLDLLHGRSQSEAIEPALEALKALAAERPGDLSVHRWLVQTHLVAGALAASPAKARSAWKRAEQTIGTLARDGNDIRLILPWKTALKCLGQDQPVPVVGARTLIDVEPGLDQICPATSHERQHEENPI